A stretch of Dermochelys coriacea isolate rDerCor1 chromosome 6, rDerCor1.pri.v4, whole genome shotgun sequence DNA encodes these proteins:
- the WDR89 gene encoding WD repeat-containing protein 89 isoform X2 codes for MEKIEEQFANLRIAKRALTEDPTYLLDIDVSKSVQAESNHIVAVSCSNKSIKVYNRETLNLLREYSGHPGLLNGVRFAHTSENMLFSACSDGTIKCWDIRLATRETVQLFSGYPSNVFISFDINCSDLIVCAGTEKVEEDTFMVFWDARSNTNYACTAKEPLGTYSETHNDDITKICFHPIKPNLVVSGSTDGLVNVFDINKENEDDALIATCNSNSSVSFIGWSGKDYKQVYCMTHTEGFCWWDLTQIDTEEPMTLLQILDVREVVFIENSNLNYLIGGLYHEKADKLFVVAGTAMGNIHLINCGIDGLSLVGTLHGGHSATVRSFYWNMTDDSLLTGGEDAQLLLWKPGAVEKSLVKKASMKIASSVQQRVRVHSTSLKSKKK; via the coding sequence ATGGAGAAGATTGAAGAACAGTTTGCTAATCTGCGCATAGCAAAACGTGCACTAACTGAAGACCCCACTTACTTACTGGATATAGATGTTTCAAAATCTGTTCAAGCAGAAAGCAACCACATAGTTGCTGTTTCATGTTCCAATAAATCAATTAAAGTATATAATAGAGAAACGTTAAACTTGCTAAGGGAGTATAGTGGCCATCCTGGGTTACTTAATGGAGTCAGATTTGCTCATACAAGTGAGAATATGTTGTTTTCAGCATGCAGTGATGGCACAATAAAATGTTGGGATATTCGCTTAGCTACTCGGGAAACTGTACAATTATTCAGTGGTTATCCTTCAAATGTTTTCATCAGTTTTGATATTAATTGCAGTGATCTTATAGTTTGTGCTGGGACAGAAAAAGTTGAAGAGGACACATTCATGGTGTTTTGGGATGCAAGAAGTAATACAAACTATGCATGCACAGCTAAAGAGCCCTTAGGAACCTATTCAGAGACTCACAATGATGATATCACTAAAATATGTTTCCATCCTATCAAACCCAATTTGGTAGTCTCTGGATCAACTGATGGATTGGTTAATGTGTTTGATATTAACAAGGAAAATGAAGATGATGCTTTGATTGCAACTTGTAATTCGAATTCATCGGTAAGTTTTATTGGTTGGTCTGGGAAAGATTATAAACAGGTATATTGCATGACGCATACAGAAGGATTTTGTTGGTGGGATCTTACTCAAATAGATACTGAGGAACCAATGACTTTGTTGCAGATTCTAGATGTCAGAGAAGTAGTCTTCATTGAAAATAGCAACTTAAACTATCTAATAGGTGGCTTGTACCATGAAAAGGCAGACAAATTGTTTGTTGTTGCTGGAACAGCTATGGGAAACATTCACCTAATAAACTGTGGCATTGATGGACTGAGCCTTGTGGGCACCCTTCATGGAGGGCACTCTGCTACAGTTCGCTCATTCTACTGGAACATGACAGATGATTCTTTGTTGACTGGTGGAGAGGATGCACAGCTGTTGTTATGGAAACCTGGAGCTGTGGAAAAGTCCCTTGTAAAGAAGGCATCTATGAAAATTGCTTCCTCTGTTCAGCAGCGAGTGAGAGTTCACAGCACCTCTCTCAAAAgcaagaaaaagtaa
- the WDR89 gene encoding WD repeat-containing protein 89 isoform X1: MIWEAPESIMLFLPALGTVFLTTTMEKIEEQFANLRIAKRALTEDPTYLLDIDVSKSVQAESNHIVAVSCSNKSIKVYNRETLNLLREYSGHPGLLNGVRFAHTSENMLFSACSDGTIKCWDIRLATRETVQLFSGYPSNVFISFDINCSDLIVCAGTEKVEEDTFMVFWDARSNTNYACTAKEPLGTYSETHNDDITKICFHPIKPNLVVSGSTDGLVNVFDINKENEDDALIATCNSNSSVSFIGWSGKDYKQVYCMTHTEGFCWWDLTQIDTEEPMTLLQILDVREVVFIENSNLNYLIGGLYHEKADKLFVVAGTAMGNIHLINCGIDGLSLVGTLHGGHSATVRSFYWNMTDDSLLTGGEDAQLLLWKPGAVEKSLVKKASMKIASSVQQRVRVHSTSLKSKKK, translated from the exons ATGATATGGGAGGCTCCAGAAAGCATTATGCT ATTCCTACCAGCTTTGGGTACAGTCTTTCTGACAACCACTATGGAGAAGATTGAAGAACAGTTTGCTAATCTGCGCATAGCAAAACGTGCACTAACTGAAGACCCCACTTACTTACTGGATATAGATGTTTCAAAATCTGTTCAAGCAGAAAGCAACCACATAGTTGCTGTTTCATGTTCCAATAAATCAATTAAAGTATATAATAGAGAAACGTTAAACTTGCTAAGGGAGTATAGTGGCCATCCTGGGTTACTTAATGGAGTCAGATTTGCTCATACAAGTGAGAATATGTTGTTTTCAGCATGCAGTGATGGCACAATAAAATGTTGGGATATTCGCTTAGCTACTCGGGAAACTGTACAATTATTCAGTGGTTATCCTTCAAATGTTTTCATCAGTTTTGATATTAATTGCAGTGATCTTATAGTTTGTGCTGGGACAGAAAAAGTTGAAGAGGACACATTCATGGTGTTTTGGGATGCAAGAAGTAATACAAACTATGCATGCACAGCTAAAGAGCCCTTAGGAACCTATTCAGAGACTCACAATGATGATATCACTAAAATATGTTTCCATCCTATCAAACCCAATTTGGTAGTCTCTGGATCAACTGATGGATTGGTTAATGTGTTTGATATTAACAAGGAAAATGAAGATGATGCTTTGATTGCAACTTGTAATTCGAATTCATCGGTAAGTTTTATTGGTTGGTCTGGGAAAGATTATAAACAGGTATATTGCATGACGCATACAGAAGGATTTTGTTGGTGGGATCTTACTCAAATAGATACTGAGGAACCAATGACTTTGTTGCAGATTCTAGATGTCAGAGAAGTAGTCTTCATTGAAAATAGCAACTTAAACTATCTAATAGGTGGCTTGTACCATGAAAAGGCAGACAAATTGTTTGTTGTTGCTGGAACAGCTATGGGAAACATTCACCTAATAAACTGTGGCATTGATGGACTGAGCCTTGTGGGCACCCTTCATGGAGGGCACTCTGCTACAGTTCGCTCATTCTACTGGAACATGACAGATGATTCTTTGTTGACTGGTGGAGAGGATGCACAGCTGTTGTTATGGAAACCTGGAGCTGTGGAAAAGTCCCTTGTAAAGAAGGCATCTATGAAAATTGCTTCCTCTGTTCAGCAGCGAGTGAGAGTTCACAGCACCTCTCTCAAAAgcaagaaaaagtaa